A window of Bos taurus isolate L1 Dominette 01449 registration number 42190680 breed Hereford chromosome 19, ARS-UCD2.0, whole genome shotgun sequence contains these coding sequences:
- the ALOX15 gene encoding polyunsaturated fatty acid lipoxygenase ALOX15 (The RefSeq protein has 3 substitutions compared to this genomic sequence), which produces MGLYRVRVSTGSSFCAGSNNQVHLWLVGEHGEAALGWAVRPARGKEVEFQVDVSEYLGRLLFVKLRKRHLLSDDAWFCNWISVQGPGASGNEFRFPCYRWVEGDGILSLPEGTGRTVVDDPQGLFKKHREEELAERRKLYRWGNWKDGLILNIAGATINDLPVDERFLEDKRIDFEASLTKGLADLAIKDSLNILTCWKSLDDFNRIFWCGQSKLAERVRDSWKEDALFGYQFLNGTNPMLLRRSVRLPARLEFPPGMGELQAELEKELQQGTLFEADFSLLMGIKANVILCTQQYVAAPLVMLKLQPDGKLLPMAIQLQLPHKGSPPPPLFLPTDPPMTWLLAKCWVRSSDFQLHELHSHLLRGHLVAEVIAVATMRCLPSIHPMFKLLIPHLRYTMEINIRARTGLVSDSGVFDQVVSTGGGGHVELLQRAGAFLTYSSFCPPDDLADRGLLGVKSSFYAQDALRLWEILSRYVEGIVSLHYKTDESVRDDIELQAWCRDITEIGLLGAQDRGFPVTLQSKDQLCHFVTMCIFTCTGQHSSTHLGQLDWYSWVPNAPCTMRLPPPTTKDVTLEKVMATLPNFHQASLQMSITWQLGRRQPIMVALGQHEEEYFSGPEPKAVLKKFREELAALEKDIEIRNAQLDWPYEYLRPSLVENSVAI; this is translated from the exons ATGGGTCTCTACCGCGTCCGCGTGTCCACCGGGTCCTCGTTCTGCGCGGGCTCCAATAACCAGGTGCACCTGTGGCTGGTCGGCGAGCACGGGGAGGCGGCGCTCGGGTGGCGCCTGCGGCCGGCGAGGGGCAAG GAGGTGGAATTCCAGGTGGACGTGTCCGAGTACCTGGGGCGGCTGCTGTTCGTGAAATTGCGCAAACGGCACCTCCTCTCGGATGATGCGTGGTTCTGCAACTGGATCTCCGTGCAGGGCCCCGGGGCCAGTGGGAACGAGTTCAGGTTCCCGTGCTATCGCTGGGTGGAGGGCGATGGCATCCTGAGCCTGCCCGAGGGCACCG GTCGCACTGTGGTCGATGACCCTCAAGGTCTGTTCAAGAAACACAGGGAAGAGGAGCTGGCAGAGAGAAGGAAGCTGTACCG GTGGGGTAACTGGAAGGACGGGTTAATTCTGAATATAGCTGGGGCCACAATAAATGACCTTCCTGTAGATGAGAGATTTCTAGAGGACAAAAGAATTGACTTTGAGGCCTCACTGACCAAGGG GCTGGCAGACCTAGCCATCAAAGACTCTTTAAACATTCTGACTTGCTGGAAAAGTCTGGATGACTTCAACAGGATTTTCTGGTGTGGCCAGAGCAAGCTGGCTG AGCGGGTGCGGGATTCCTGGAAGGAGGATGCCTTATTTGGGTACCAGTTTCTCAACGGCACCAACCCCATGTTGCTGAGACGCTCCGTTCGCCTTCCTGCCCGCCTGGAGTTtcctccagggatgggggagctgcaGGCCGAGCTGGAGAAGGAGCTCCAG CAAGGCACGCTATTTGAAGCTGACTTCTCCTTGCTGGATGGGATCAAGGCCAACGTCATCCTGTGTACCCAGCAGTATGTGGCTGCCCCTCTGGTTATGCTGAAACTGCAGCCCGATGGGAAACTCTTACCCATGGCCATCCAG CTCCAACTGCCACACAAGGGGTCCCCACCACCACCGCTTTTCCTGCCCACGGATCCCCCGATGACCTGGCTCCTGGCCAAATGCTGGGTCCGGAGCTCTGACTTCCAGCTTCACGAGCTGCACTCTCATCTCCTGAGGGGACACTTGGTGGCTGAGGTCATCGCTGTGGCCACCATGAGGTGCCTTCCGTCTATACATCCTATGTTCAAG CTTCTCATTCCGCACCTGCGATACACCATGGAAATTAACATCCGGGCCAGGACTGGGCTGGTCTCTGACTCGGGAGTCTTCGACCAG GTGGTGAGCACAGGTGGGGGCGGCCATGTGGAGCTGCTCCAGCGAGCAGGAGCCTTTCTAACCTATAGCTCCTTCTGTCCCCCTGATGACCTGGCTGACCGGGGGCTCCTGGGAGTCAAGTCTTCTTTCTATGCCCAAGATGCCCTGAGGCTCTGGGAAATTCTCTCTcg CTACGTGGAGGGGATTGTGAGTCTCCACTATAAGACGGACGAGTCTGTGAGAGACGACATTGAGCTGCAGGCCTGGTGTCGAGATATCACTGAGATTGGGCTGCTGGGTGCCCAGGACCGAG GGTTTCCCGTCACCCTACAGTCCAAGGACCAGCTTTGCCACTTTGTGACCATGTGTATCTTCACCTGCACTGGTCAGCACTCCTCCACTCACCTGGGCCAG CTGGACTGGTACTCTTGGGTCCCTAACGCACCCTGCACAATGCGGCTGCCCCCACCGACCACCAAGGATGTGACACTGGAGAAAGTGATGGCAACACTGCCGAACTTCCATCAGGCTTCTCTCCAGATGTCCATCACTTGGCAACTGGGCAGACGCCAGCCCATCATG GTGGCTCTGGGTCAGCATGAGGAAGAGTACTTCTCAGGCCCTGAGCCCAAGGCTGTGCTAAAGAAGTTCAGGGAGGAGCTGGCTGCCCTGGAAAAAGACATAGAGATCCGGAATGCCCAGCTGGACTGGCCCTACGAATACCTGCGGCCCAGCCTGGTGGAAAACAGCGTGGCCATATGA
- the ALOX15 gene encoding polyunsaturated fatty acid lipoxygenase ALOX15 isoform X1 — MPLSIFCPPPHPGLRNSITENGVVEPTAWCSRPLPLWLFLRRFARGPEGRASRAHPRIPSRKPRLLILFCLRQEVEFQVDVSEYLGRLLFVKLRKRHLLSDDAWFCNWISVQGPGASGNEFRFPCYRWVEGDGILSLPEGTGRTVVDDPQGLFKKHREEELAERRKLYRWGNWKDGLILNIAGATINDLPVDERFLEDKRIDFEASLTKGLADLAIKDSLNILTCWKSLDDFNRIFWCGQSKLAERVRDSWKEDALFGYQFLNGTNPMLLRRSVRLPARLEFPPGMGELQAELEKELQQGTLFEADFSLLDGIKANVILCTQQYVAAPLVMLKLQPDGKLLPMAIQLQLPHKGSPPPPLFLPTDPPMTWLLAKCWVRSSDFQLHELHSHLLRGHLVAEVIAVATMRCLPSIHPMFKLLIPHLRYTMEINIRARTGLVSDSGVFDQVVSTGGGGHVELLQRAGAFLTYSSFCPPDDLADRGLLGVKSSFYAQDALRLWEILSRYVEGIVSLHYKTDESVRDDIELQAWCRDITEIGLLGAQDRGFPVTLQSKDQLCHFVTMCIFTCTGQHSSTHLGQLDWYSWVPNAPCTMRLPPPTTKDVTLEKVMATLPNFHQASLQMSITWQLGRRQPIMVALGQHEEEYFSGPEPKAVLKKFREELAALEKDIEIRNAQLDWPYEYLRPSLVENSVAI; from the exons ATGCCCCTCTCCATCTTTTGTCCCCCACCTCACCCGGGGCTGAGGAATTCTATAACCGAGAATGGGGTCGTGGAGCCAACTGCTTGGTGCTCGCGCCCGCTTCCTCTCTGGCTCTTTTTGCGCCGCTTTGCCAGAGGCCCAGAGGGAAGGGCATCCAGGGCTCATCCGAGGATCCCTTCCAGAAAGCCCCGCTTGCTGATCCTCTTTTGTCTCCGGCAGGAGGTGGAATTCCAGGTGGACGTGTCCGAGTACCTGGGGCGGCTGCTGTTCGTGAAATTGCGCAAACGGCACCTCCTCTCGGATGATGCGTGGTTCTGCAACTGGATCTCCGTGCAGGGCCCCGGGGCCAGTGGGAACGAGTTCAGGTTCCCGTGCTATCGCTGGGTGGAGGGCGATGGCATCCTGAGCCTGCCCGAGGGCACCG GTCGCACTGTGGTCGATGACCCTCAAGGTCTGTTCAAGAAACACAGGGAAGAGGAGCTGGCAGAGAGAAGGAAGCTGTACCG GTGGGGTAACTGGAAGGACGGGTTAATTCTGAATATAGCTGGGGCCACAATAAATGACCTTCCTGTAGATGAGAGATTTCTAGAGGACAAAAGAATTGACTTTGAGGCCTCACTGACCAAGGG GCTGGCAGACCTAGCCATCAAAGACTCTTTAAACATTCTGACTTGCTGGAAAAGTCTGGATGACTTCAACAGGATTTTCTGGTGTGGCCAGAGCAAGCTGGCTG AGCGGGTGCGGGATTCCTGGAAGGAGGATGCCTTATTTGGGTACCAGTTTCTCAACGGCACCAACCCCATGTTGCTGAGACGCTCCGTTCGCCTTCCTGCCCGCCTGGAGTTtcctccagggatgggggagctgcaGGCCGAGCTGGAGAAGGAGCTCCAG CAAGGCACGCTATTTGAAGCTGACTTCTCCTTGCTGGATGGGATCAAGGCCAACGTCATCCTGTGTACCCAGCAGTATGTGGCTGCCCCTCTGGTTATGCTGAAACTGCAGCCCGATGGGAAACTCTTACCCATGGCCATCCAG CTCCAACTGCCACACAAGGGGTCCCCACCACCACCGCTTTTCCTGCCCACGGATCCCCCGATGACCTGGCTCCTGGCCAAATGCTGGGTCCGGAGCTCTGACTTCCAGCTTCACGAGCTGCACTCTCATCTCCTGAGGGGACACTTGGTGGCTGAGGTCATCGCTGTGGCCACCATGAGGTGCCTTCCGTCTATACATCCTATGTTCAAG CTTCTCATTCCGCACCTGCGATACACCATGGAAATTAACATCCGGGCCAGGACTGGGCTGGTCTCTGACTCGGGAGTCTTCGACCAG GTGGTGAGCACAGGTGGGGGCGGCCATGTGGAGCTGCTCCAGCGAGCAGGAGCCTTTCTAACCTATAGCTCCTTCTGTCCCCCTGATGACCTGGCTGACCGGGGGCTCCTGGGAGTCAAGTCTTCTTTCTATGCCCAAGATGCCCTGAGGCTCTGGGAAATTCTCTCTcg CTACGTGGAGGGGATTGTGAGTCTCCACTATAAGACGGACGAGTCTGTGAGAGACGACATTGAGCTGCAGGCCTGGTGTCGAGATATCACTGAGATTGGGCTGCTGGGTGCCCAGGACCGAG GGTTTCCCGTCACCCTACAGTCCAAGGACCAGCTTTGCCACTTTGTGACCATGTGTATCTTCACCTGCACTGGTCAGCACTCCTCCACTCACCTGGGCCAG CTGGACTGGTACTCTTGGGTCCCTAACGCACCCTGCACAATGCGGCTGCCCCCACCGACCACCAAGGATGTGACACTGGAGAAAGTGATGGCAACACTGCCGAACTTCCATCAGGCTTCTCTCCAGATGTCCATCACTTGGCAACTGGGCAGACGCCAGCCCATCATG GTGGCTCTGGGTCAGCATGAGGAAGAGTACTTCTCAGGCCCTGAGCCCAAGGCTGTGCTAAAGAAGTTCAGGGAGGAGCTGGCTGCCCTGGAAAAAGACATAGAGATCCGGAATGCCCAGCTGGACTGGCCCTACGAATACCTGCGGCCCAGCCTGGTGGAAAACAGCGTGGCCATATGA